From a single Miscanthus floridulus cultivar M001 chromosome 8, ASM1932011v1, whole genome shotgun sequence genomic region:
- the LOC136475299 gene encoding glutathione S-transferase T3-like, whose translation MEGDGFLTDILLNGGDGDVAGLDDLNFPITQDTQSIHDLPSEVQEVHVEVQPSRSPKGSKRTKKFHYKEDEVVCSGWLNVSKDPINGANQSRSTFWSRVHAFFEKHKKTAVLRTESSIMHMWLTIQFQVNKYCSCYEAIERRNQSGTTIQDKISQASKMYQELDKDNKSFTLIHCWNILKEEDKWKAKRIELAELEKPASKKKQKSTKVSRPRDVEAPNNEEVIEVVALETEARRRPQGIKKAKEALRRGGGEACMEALDKMWAKKEAFDKEKEKAKQERFMASLELEKKRVSNEEKKAEADLIKQEKEIMSIDITSLNPLQRQYYETM comes from the exons ATGGAAGGAGATGGATTCTTGACAGACATTCTTCTAAATGGAGGTGATGGTGATGTTGCTGGTTTGGATGACCTCAACTTTCCGATCACACAAGACACTCAGAGTATTCATGACCTTCCTTCTGAAGTTCAAGAAGTTCATGTGGAAGTGCAGCCAAGTCGTAGTCCAAAGGGATCGAAGAGGACAAAAAAATTTCATTATAAGGAAGACGAAGTTGTATGCTCAGGCTGGTTGAACGTTAGCAAAGATCCCATTAACGGGGCAAATCAATCTCGTTCCACGTTTTGGAGTAGAGTTCATGCTTTCTTTGAGAAACACAAGAAAACTGCAGTTTTGAGGACAGAGAGTTCCATTATGCATATGTGGCTGACAATTCAGTTTCAAGTGAACAAGTATTGTTCTTGCTATGAGGCGATTGAGCGTAGGAATCAAAGTGGAACAACTATCCAAGACAAG ATTTCACAAGCATCCAAGATGTACCAGGAATTAGACAAGGACAACAAGTCATTTACTCTTATACATTGTTGGAACATATTGAAGGAGGAAGACAAGTGGAAAGCCAAGAGGATTGAACTTGCCGAGCTGGAAAAACCGGCAAGCAAGAAAAAACAGAAGTCCACCAAGGTGTCCAGGCCAAGGGATGTAGAAGCCCCCAACAATGAAGAAGTCATAGAGGTTGTTGCTCTAGAAACCGAAGCAAGGAGAAGGCCACAGGGGATAAAGAAGGCAAAAGAAGCTCTTAGGCGAGGAGGTGGCGAAGCTTGCATGGAGGCATTGGACAAGATGTGGGCAAAGAAGGAGGCTTTCGACAAGGAAAAAGAGAAGGCAAAACAGGAGAGGTTCATGGCTTCACTTGAGCTAGAGAAGAAGCGAgtgtcaaatgaagaaaaaaaagctGAAGCTGACTTGATTAAACAGGAAAAAGAAATAATGTCAATCGACATTACTTCCCTCAACCCGCTGCAGCGTCAATACTACGAGACGATGTAG
- the LOC136478536 gene encoding uncharacterized protein, with product MPRSHNDINVLHWSPLFANLAEGTAPQVNYTVNGHDYTMGYYLADGIYPSWATLVKSITLPMGNKRQYFAKAQEAVRKDVERAFGVLQSRFAIVRGPARIWDTETIGMIMRACVIMHNMIVDDEGFMDPDERFDYGGENMEPAHGQATRTLDEFIDAHKRIRDEETHVQLKEDLIEHLWNHYPDLY from the coding sequence ATGCCTAGGTCTCATAATGACATCAATGTCCTTCACTGGTCTCCTTTGTTTGCAAACTTGGCGGAAGGCACAGCTCCACAGGTGAACTATACTGTTAATGGGCATGATTATACGATGGGTTATTATCTTGCAGATGGTATATACCCCTCATGGGCTACTTTAGTGAAGTCCATCACTCTTCCTATGGGGAACAAGAGGCAATATTTTGCCAAAGCGCAAGAAGCGGTGAGGAAGGATGTCGAGAGAGCTTTTGGGGTTCTTCAATCTAGGTTCGCCATTGTTCGAGGACCAGCTCGCATTTGGGACACAGAGACAATAGGAATGATCATGAGGGCTTGTGTGATCATGCACAACATGATTGTTGACGATGAAGGATTCATGGACCCTGATGAGCGTTTCGATTACGGTGGTGAAAATATGGAACCTGCTCATGGCCAGGCTACTCGTACACTTGATGAATTTATTGATGCACACAAAAGGATCAGAGACGAGGAAACACATGTGCAGTTGAAAGAAGACCTCATCGAACACCTTTGGAACCATTATCCTGATTTATATTAG